DNA from Roseimicrobium sp. ORNL1:
CTACGTGGCTCCCAGCAATCTGGGCAATGAACAGCCCAATGTGGTGCTGCTCACTCCCGGGGTGTACAACAGCGCCTACTTCGAGCATTCCTTCCTCGCCCGACAGATGGGCATTCCCATCGTGGAAGGGCGTGACCTCGTGGTGCGCGACTCACGCGTGTACATGCGGACAACCGCGGGCCTCATGCCGGTGGACGTAATCTACCGCCGCATCGATGACGATTTCCTGGACCCATCCGTGTTCCGCGCAGACTCGCTGCTGGGAGTTCCCGGACTGGTGAATGCCATCCGCGCCGGCAATGTCAGTCTCTCAAACAGCATCGGCACCGGCGTGGCAGATGACAAGGTCATCTACTACTTCGTGCCGAAGATCATCAAGTACTACCTCGATCAGGATCCCATCCTGCCGAACGTGGAGACCTACCTCGCCAGCGAGCCCCAGGACCGCATGTACATCCTGGAGAACCTGAGCAAGCTCGTGGTGAAATCCGCCAACGAAGCCGGCGGCTACGGCATGCTCATGGGACCTTGGGCCGCGAAAGAGGAAATCGAAGAGTTCCGCAAACAGATCCTGGCGAACCCGCGCAACTTCATCGCACAGCCGCCCATCTCGCTCTCGCGACATCCCACGTGGGTGGGAGAGGGCTTTGAGGGGCGCCACGTCGACCTGCGCCCCTACATCCTCTATGGCGACAAGATTACGGTGACGCCTGGAGGGCTGACTCGTGTGGCCCTGCGCAAGGGCTCCCTGGTGGTGAACTCCTCCCAGGGCGGCGGTTCCAAAGATACCTGGGTCTTGCAGGGGGACGCCTGATGCGCCAGATCTCCCAACACGACGCCGACCCGGCCGCCAGTCTGCGCAAGACTCTGGACCGGGTGGCACCCCTGCCACACACTCCCAAACCCGCCCCTCCGTCTTCCACTCCTCCGGCTCCCTCCATGCCCCATCCCATTCAACTGAACACGAGCATCCAACGCGGCTCCCAGGTGATGCTATCCCGCGTGGCCAACTCCCTTTACTGGATGAGCCGGTACATCGAGCGCGCGGAGAACATCGCCCGTCTGCTGGATGTGAATCTTCAGCTCATGCTGGATTTCGGCCAA
Protein-coding regions in this window:
- a CDS encoding circularly permuted type 2 ATP-grasp protein codes for the protein MLFNGYANDDFFDEMFGEDGSVRNHYAHIMDRFNRLDPPEWSQRQTATDLAFMRGGVTFTVYSDSQGTERIFPFDLVPRVIPANEWKVIESGLIQRITALNMFLHDLYHEQKILQDRVIPPHYVLNAKHYRREFMNVNVPKDIYVHICGTDLIRGRDGTYLVLEDNLRCPSGASYMLENRAAVKRAFPRLYQAANVRRVDTYSADLLKALNYVAPSNLGNEQPNVVLLTPGVYNSAYFEHSFLARQMGIPIVEGRDLVVRDSRVYMRTTAGLMPVDVIYRRIDDDFLDPSVFRADSLLGVPGLVNAIRAGNVSLSNSIGTGVADDKVIYYFVPKIIKYYLDQDPILPNVETYLASEPQDRMYILENLSKLVVKSANEAGGYGMLMGPWAAKEEIEEFRKQILANPRNFIAQPPISLSRHPTWVGEGFEGRHVDLRPYILYGDKITVTPGGLTRVALRKGSLVVNSSQGGGSKDTWVLQGDA